One genomic region from Phragmites australis chromosome 1, lpPhrAust1.1, whole genome shotgun sequence encodes:
- the LOC133908584 gene encoding uncharacterized protein LOC133908584 isoform X2 → MERIPAASAMDWSIDLDRGLRSRHHATRVHALDAAGPRLRQLCTSPIVPAPVSSAFGVLPGEARLFAETILLRLATEFRTADSALRARIVRTLLAAGGRGALAGARVAEPDQLLRRVKAVYDTGSARDRALALRVFGCLADIAKDSVHVRSLILSSLGATSALEVKAALLAAGCICRLSEDFSCIILEVLRRLICSRRSKPQVILAAIKAFPKLDCTLAVIHRVHEVGKQMVLGTLEDVFKAEMLSSLSRLASKSIILFSDQVELLLLFLGDDSSPSMKSMALKYLCIMFRRNTCHFPVIRTVFVRLLPLIDDEDFPLHCKSDVLRILQKVFCGKAPSIHHDNGSELSKLILAAENSLHSSSLEMQGTALEILVEVLCFLKQARPDLTVTTLKGSSFAYSECQGITNMSLIYEENGKDSPLYRIITAIMDHSISLINKVISKESKKVTSRNICISSELNKKYKALFSLMLKLVTCYPSAAAVALDKLKCLVKELAQINDSDYSEVVVTCAESFQTSVAVAELSASNDNVELLATSIEPSLVETDIWKAKLDSTEFDSKKSESLTHDLILSTLKSANSCYDMLCKTSDARCDLHDCIKGLIECVHQNASQYWSTYETFRMIMCACIAWNTCKIRDSNQESGDSKEEPNILFTPSVWIAQELCALRMTKMLITKQKYWEAYRSSMYCCREGLWFTASFVFRKLADAFELGSFSFWFKSLLLFSAGEIEMKLLLFPSATVKLVGELKTDGDLSEDLYCTETDADNTPSGSQELHGYQAKITGICGRTWLANDALVSNASSDCEFFFQRWFISLRSSFLEVLTDVLGILSAHSSAYEARGDNLTVSGELIKDQVLALAHCSLRLSDLAKSYDILAASHMDMDHHSFSSIARLAFMCSLFAFCTAYSVDFSKAYRNVEPFKLPKRFSHASILQDLHGRLDGSGRQIVSQLRQFMSTSFDDLDCLQSSARMSCSGLQFLSSILQKFMELPFVVPKYFFRVRPCLGAELYMFDSNPANKHEISVEPGFHLSLTLCMQWKRVLERNVIRLVKFYCILAANSESCIDVAGTRSKQFEPHKITEMVELNTKLLHYIKNDLRKSWDEKNFHSSTNMVTAFACFEPTDSGQGLSSCLLNVSSFPEGSYQIKWHACCVDENGSYFVLPPLNDGVVFSVRKS, encoded by the exons ATGGAGAGGATCCCAGCGGCGTCTGCCATGGACTGGAGCATCGACCTCGACAGAGGCCTCCGCTCCCGCCACCATG CCACGCGCGTCCACGCTCTCGACGCCGCCGGCCCGCGCCTCCGCCAGCTCTGCACTTCCCCCATCGTCCCCGCGCCCGTCTCCTCCGCGTTCGGCGTCCTGCCCGGGGAGGCGCGCCTCTTCGCGGAGACCATACTCCTCCGCCTCGCCACCGAGTTCAGGACCGCGGACAGCGCCCTCCGGGCCCGCATCGTCAGgaccctcctcgccgccggggGACGCGGTGCGCTGGCCGGGGCGCGCGTCGCAGAGCCCGACCAGCTGCTCAGGAGGGTCAAGGCGGTCTACGATACGGGGAGCGCACGGGACAGGGCGCTCGCGCTGCGCGTGTTCGGATGCCTCGCCGACATCGCCAAGGACAGCGTGCACGTCCGCTCTCTCATACTCTCCAGCTTGGGCGCCACCAGTGCTCTCGAG GTGAAAGCGGCATTGCTTGCAGCTGGTTGCATTTGTCGGCTATCAGAGGACTTCTCATGCATCATCCTTGAAGTGCTAAGAAGATTGATTTGCTCACGGAGATCAAAACCACAAGTGATTCTGGCAGCAATTAAGGCTTTTCCGAAGCTTGATTGTACGTTGGCTGTTATCCATAGAGTTCATGAG GTTGGAAAACAGATGGTTCTAGGCACACTGGAAGATGTATTCAAAGCTGAAATGCTCTCTTCGCTCTCAAGATTGGCATCCAAGTCGATCATTTTGTTTAGTGACCAG GTGGAATTACTGCTTCTGTTTTTGGGTGATGACTCCTCTCCTTCTATGAAGTCTATGGCGTTAAAGTATCTATGTATTATGTTTCGCAGAAATACCTGCCATTTTCCTGTTATTAGGACTGTTTTTGTCAGATTGTTGCCGCTaattgatgatgaggattttCCACTTCACTGTAAGAGCGACGTGTTAAGAATTCTGCAGAAG GTGTTCTGTGGTAAAGCTCCAAGCATTCATCACGACAATGGTTCTGAGTTATCTAAGCTTATTCTGGCTGCTGAAAATTCTTTACATTCTTCTTCCTTGGAGATGCAAGGTACAGCTCTAGAAATTCTTGTGGAAGTATTATGCTTTCTCAAGCAAGCAAGGCCAGATCTGACCGTAACCACTCTGAAGGGTTCATCATTTGCATACTCTGAGTGCCAAGGAATTACCAACATGTCACTAATTTATGAAGAAAATGGTAAGGACAGTCCTCTGTATAGGATCATAACAGCGATAATGGATCATAGTATATCTCTGATCAATAAAGTAATTAGCAAGGAAAGCAAAAAAGTTACTAGCAGAAATATCTGTATATCATCTGAACTGAATAAGAAGTACAAAGCTCTTTTTAGCCTTATGTTGAAACTTGTTACATGCTAcccatctgctgctgctgttgctcttGATAAACTAAAATGCCTGGTAAAAGAACTGGCTCAAATTAATGACAGTGATTACTCTGAAGTAGTTGTTACCTGTGCTGAATCATTTCAGACAAGTGTTGCTGTTGCGGAACTGAGCGCTTCAAACGACAATGTTGAACTGTTAGCTACAAGTATTGAACCTTCTCTAGTTGAAACAGATATTTGGAAGGCAAAACTGGATTCCACTGAATTTGATAGCAAGAAGAGTGAATCCCTAACGCATGATCTAATTCTTAGCACACTCAAATCTGCAAATTCTTGCTACGATATGCTTTGTAAAACATCTGATGCTAGATGCGATCTTCATGATTGCATTAAAGGTTTAATCGAGTGTGTGCATCAGAATGCCTCTCAGTATTGGAGCACATATGAAACCTTCCGGATGATAATGTGTGCCTGTATTGCATGGAATACTTGTAAAATCAGAGATAGCAATCAAGAATCAGGTGATTCAAAAGAAGAGCCTaatatattgtttactccttcTGTTTGGATAGCTCAGGAATTATGTGCACTTCGAATGACCAAAATGCTTATAACAAAGCAGAAATATTGGGAAGCCTATAGGTCGTCTATGTACTGTTGTCGTGAAGGTCTCTGGTTCACAGCTTCTTTTGTCTTCAGGAAACTCGCAGATGCTTTTGAGCTAGGCTCTTTCAGTTTTTGGTTCAAATCATTGCTTCTTTTTTCTGCTGGGGAAATTGAGATGAAGCTATTGCTTTTTCCCTCTGCCACTGTAAAGTTAGTTGGTGAGCTAAAAACAGATGGTGATCTGAGTGAGGACCTTTACTGTACTGAAACAGATGCTGACAATACTCCCAGTGGATCTCAAGAGTTGCATGGTTATCAAGCAAAGATCACTGGTATTTGTGGCAGAACATGGTTAGCAAATGATGCCCTTGTATCAAATGCCTCTTCAGATTGTGAATTCTTTTTCCAGAGGTGGTTCATTAGCCTCAGATCATCATTTCTTGAGGTCTTAACTGATGTCCTTGGTATTCTTAGTGCGCATTCTTCTGCTTATGAAGCAAGAGGAGACAATTTAACTGTATCTGGAGAGCTTATCAAAGACCAAGTACTTGCTTTGGCTCATTGCTCTTTAAGGCTAAGTGACTTGGCAAAGAGTTACGATATCCTTGCGGCATCCCATATGGACATGGATCATCATAGTTTTAGTAGTATAGCTAGGCTTGCTTTCATGTGCTCGCTTTTTGCATTTTGTACTGCGTATTCTGTGGATTTCTCAAAGGCGTATAGAAATGTAGAGCCCTTCAAACTTCCGAAGAGGTTTTCTCATGCTTCAATCCTACAAGATTTACATGGAAGACTGGATGGATCTGGCAGGCAGATTGTTTCCCAACTGCGACAATTCATGTCCACTTCTTTTGATGATCTGGACTGCTTACAGTCCAGCGCAAGAATGAGTTGTTCAG GGTTGCAATTTCTGTCCAGCATTTTGCAGAAGTTTATGGAACTGCCTTTCGTGGTTCCCAAGTACTTCTTCAGAGTAAG gccttgccttggtgctgAACTTTACATGTTTGATTCAAATCCTGCGAACAAACACGAAATATCAGTAGAGCCTGGTTTCCATTTGTCTCTGACACTCTGCATGCAGTGGAAGCGTGTGTTAGAGAGAAACGTGATTCGCCTCGTGAAATTTTACTGTATTTTAGCCGCAAACTCGGAATCCTGCATAGACGTAGCAGGGACAAGAAGCAAACAGTTCGAGCCGCACAAGATCACCGAAATGGTTGAGCTGAATACCAAGCTGCTGCATTACATAAAGAATGACCTGAGGAAGTCTTGGGACGAGAAGAATTTCCATTCGAGCACGAACATGGTGACGGCCTTTGCATGCTTTGAACCAACCGATAGTGGGCAGGGATTATCAAGTTGCCTGCTGAATGTCTCCTCGTTTCCTGAAGGTTCATATCAGATAAAGTGGCACGCGTGCTGCGTCGACGAGAACGGCTCCTATTTCGTCCTCCCGCCTCTAAACGATGGTGTTGTCTTCTCTGTCCGGAAGTCCTGA
- the LOC133908584 gene encoding uncharacterized protein LOC133908584 isoform X1 has product MERIPAASAMDWSIDLDRGLRSRHHATRVHALDAAGPRLRQLCTSPIVPAPVSSAFGVLPGEARLFAETILLRLATEFRTADSALRARIVRTLLAAGGRGALAGARVAEPDQLLRRVKAVYDTGSARDRALALRVFGCLADIAKDSVHVRSLILSSLGATSALEVKAALLAAGCICRLSEDFSCIILEVLRRLICSRRSKPQVILAAIKAFPKLDCTLAVIHRVHEVGKQMVLGTLEDVFKAEMLSSLSRLASKSIILFSDQVELLLLFLGDDSSPSMKSMALKYLCIMFRRNTCHFPVIRTVFVRLLPLIDDEDFPLHCKSDVLRILQKVFCGKAPSIHHDNGSELSKLILAAENSLHSSSLEMQGTALEILVEVLCFLKQARPDLTVTTLKGSSFAYSECQGITNMSLIYEENGKDSPLYRIITAIMDHSISLINKVISKESKKVTSRNICISSELNKKYKALFSLMLKLVTCYPSAAAVALDKLKCLVKELAQINDSDYSEVVVTCAESFQTSVAVAELSASNDNVELLATSIEPSLVETDIWKAKLDSTEFDSKKSESLTHDLILSTLKSANSCYDMLCKTSDARCDLHDCIKGLIECVHQNASQYWSTYETFRMIMCACIAWNTCKIRDSNQESGDSKEEPNILFTPSVWIAQELCALRMTKMLITKQKYWEAYRSSMYCCREGLWFTASFVFRKLADAFELGSFSFWFKSLLLFSAGEIEMKLLLFPSATVKLVGELKTDGDLSEDLYCTETDADNTPSGSQELHGYQAKITGICGRTWLANDALVSNASSDCEFFFQRWFISLRSSFLEVLTDVLGILSAHSSAYEARGDNLTVSGELIKDQVLALAHCSLRLSDLAKSYDILAASHMDMDHHSFSSIARLAFMCSLFAFCTAYSVDFSKAYRNVEPFKLPKRFSHASILQDLHGRLDGSGRQIVSQLRQFMSTSFDDLDCLQSSARMSCSGNLEKDSYSLCHFAVASLLRVSGNAKAKEITNGEDCLSAFYEGLQFLSSILQKFMELPFVVPKYFFRVRPCLGAELYMFDSNPANKHEISVEPGFHLSLTLCMQWKRVLERNVIRLVKFYCILAANSESCIDVAGTRSKQFEPHKITEMVELNTKLLHYIKNDLRKSWDEKNFHSSTNMVTAFACFEPTDSGQGLSSCLLNVSSFPEGSYQIKWHACCVDENGSYFVLPPLNDGVVFSVRKS; this is encoded by the exons ATGGAGAGGATCCCAGCGGCGTCTGCCATGGACTGGAGCATCGACCTCGACAGAGGCCTCCGCTCCCGCCACCATG CCACGCGCGTCCACGCTCTCGACGCCGCCGGCCCGCGCCTCCGCCAGCTCTGCACTTCCCCCATCGTCCCCGCGCCCGTCTCCTCCGCGTTCGGCGTCCTGCCCGGGGAGGCGCGCCTCTTCGCGGAGACCATACTCCTCCGCCTCGCCACCGAGTTCAGGACCGCGGACAGCGCCCTCCGGGCCCGCATCGTCAGgaccctcctcgccgccggggGACGCGGTGCGCTGGCCGGGGCGCGCGTCGCAGAGCCCGACCAGCTGCTCAGGAGGGTCAAGGCGGTCTACGATACGGGGAGCGCACGGGACAGGGCGCTCGCGCTGCGCGTGTTCGGATGCCTCGCCGACATCGCCAAGGACAGCGTGCACGTCCGCTCTCTCATACTCTCCAGCTTGGGCGCCACCAGTGCTCTCGAG GTGAAAGCGGCATTGCTTGCAGCTGGTTGCATTTGTCGGCTATCAGAGGACTTCTCATGCATCATCCTTGAAGTGCTAAGAAGATTGATTTGCTCACGGAGATCAAAACCACAAGTGATTCTGGCAGCAATTAAGGCTTTTCCGAAGCTTGATTGTACGTTGGCTGTTATCCATAGAGTTCATGAG GTTGGAAAACAGATGGTTCTAGGCACACTGGAAGATGTATTCAAAGCTGAAATGCTCTCTTCGCTCTCAAGATTGGCATCCAAGTCGATCATTTTGTTTAGTGACCAG GTGGAATTACTGCTTCTGTTTTTGGGTGATGACTCCTCTCCTTCTATGAAGTCTATGGCGTTAAAGTATCTATGTATTATGTTTCGCAGAAATACCTGCCATTTTCCTGTTATTAGGACTGTTTTTGTCAGATTGTTGCCGCTaattgatgatgaggattttCCACTTCACTGTAAGAGCGACGTGTTAAGAATTCTGCAGAAG GTGTTCTGTGGTAAAGCTCCAAGCATTCATCACGACAATGGTTCTGAGTTATCTAAGCTTATTCTGGCTGCTGAAAATTCTTTACATTCTTCTTCCTTGGAGATGCAAGGTACAGCTCTAGAAATTCTTGTGGAAGTATTATGCTTTCTCAAGCAAGCAAGGCCAGATCTGACCGTAACCACTCTGAAGGGTTCATCATTTGCATACTCTGAGTGCCAAGGAATTACCAACATGTCACTAATTTATGAAGAAAATGGTAAGGACAGTCCTCTGTATAGGATCATAACAGCGATAATGGATCATAGTATATCTCTGATCAATAAAGTAATTAGCAAGGAAAGCAAAAAAGTTACTAGCAGAAATATCTGTATATCATCTGAACTGAATAAGAAGTACAAAGCTCTTTTTAGCCTTATGTTGAAACTTGTTACATGCTAcccatctgctgctgctgttgctcttGATAAACTAAAATGCCTGGTAAAAGAACTGGCTCAAATTAATGACAGTGATTACTCTGAAGTAGTTGTTACCTGTGCTGAATCATTTCAGACAAGTGTTGCTGTTGCGGAACTGAGCGCTTCAAACGACAATGTTGAACTGTTAGCTACAAGTATTGAACCTTCTCTAGTTGAAACAGATATTTGGAAGGCAAAACTGGATTCCACTGAATTTGATAGCAAGAAGAGTGAATCCCTAACGCATGATCTAATTCTTAGCACACTCAAATCTGCAAATTCTTGCTACGATATGCTTTGTAAAACATCTGATGCTAGATGCGATCTTCATGATTGCATTAAAGGTTTAATCGAGTGTGTGCATCAGAATGCCTCTCAGTATTGGAGCACATATGAAACCTTCCGGATGATAATGTGTGCCTGTATTGCATGGAATACTTGTAAAATCAGAGATAGCAATCAAGAATCAGGTGATTCAAAAGAAGAGCCTaatatattgtttactccttcTGTTTGGATAGCTCAGGAATTATGTGCACTTCGAATGACCAAAATGCTTATAACAAAGCAGAAATATTGGGAAGCCTATAGGTCGTCTATGTACTGTTGTCGTGAAGGTCTCTGGTTCACAGCTTCTTTTGTCTTCAGGAAACTCGCAGATGCTTTTGAGCTAGGCTCTTTCAGTTTTTGGTTCAAATCATTGCTTCTTTTTTCTGCTGGGGAAATTGAGATGAAGCTATTGCTTTTTCCCTCTGCCACTGTAAAGTTAGTTGGTGAGCTAAAAACAGATGGTGATCTGAGTGAGGACCTTTACTGTACTGAAACAGATGCTGACAATACTCCCAGTGGATCTCAAGAGTTGCATGGTTATCAAGCAAAGATCACTGGTATTTGTGGCAGAACATGGTTAGCAAATGATGCCCTTGTATCAAATGCCTCTTCAGATTGTGAATTCTTTTTCCAGAGGTGGTTCATTAGCCTCAGATCATCATTTCTTGAGGTCTTAACTGATGTCCTTGGTATTCTTAGTGCGCATTCTTCTGCTTATGAAGCAAGAGGAGACAATTTAACTGTATCTGGAGAGCTTATCAAAGACCAAGTACTTGCTTTGGCTCATTGCTCTTTAAGGCTAAGTGACTTGGCAAAGAGTTACGATATCCTTGCGGCATCCCATATGGACATGGATCATCATAGTTTTAGTAGTATAGCTAGGCTTGCTTTCATGTGCTCGCTTTTTGCATTTTGTACTGCGTATTCTGTGGATTTCTCAAAGGCGTATAGAAATGTAGAGCCCTTCAAACTTCCGAAGAGGTTTTCTCATGCTTCAATCCTACAAGATTTACATGGAAGACTGGATGGATCTGGCAGGCAGATTGTTTCCCAACTGCGACAATTCATGTCCACTTCTTTTGATGATCTGGACTGCTTACAGTCCAGCGCAAGAATGAGTTGTTCAGGTAATCTCGAAAAGGATTCTTATTCTCTTTGCCATTTCGCTGTGGCATCTTTGCTTCGTGTAAGTGGGAATGCTAAAGCTAAAGAAATAACAAATGGAGAGGACTGTTTATCTGCTTTTTATGAAGGGTTGCAATTTCTGTCCAGCATTTTGCAGAAGTTTATGGAACTGCCTTTCGTGGTTCCCAAGTACTTCTTCAGAGTAAG gccttgccttggtgctgAACTTTACATGTTTGATTCAAATCCTGCGAACAAACACGAAATATCAGTAGAGCCTGGTTTCCATTTGTCTCTGACACTCTGCATGCAGTGGAAGCGTGTGTTAGAGAGAAACGTGATTCGCCTCGTGAAATTTTACTGTATTTTAGCCGCAAACTCGGAATCCTGCATAGACGTAGCAGGGACAAGAAGCAAACAGTTCGAGCCGCACAAGATCACCGAAATGGTTGAGCTGAATACCAAGCTGCTGCATTACATAAAGAATGACCTGAGGAAGTCTTGGGACGAGAAGAATTTCCATTCGAGCACGAACATGGTGACGGCCTTTGCATGCTTTGAACCAACCGATAGTGGGCAGGGATTATCAAGTTGCCTGCTGAATGTCTCCTCGTTTCCTGAAGGTTCATATCAGATAAAGTGGCACGCGTGCTGCGTCGACGAGAACGGCTCCTATTTCGTCCTCCCGCCTCTAAACGATGGTGTTGTCTTCTCTGTCCGGAAGTCCTGA
- the LOC133908584 gene encoding uncharacterized protein LOC133908584 isoform X3: MERIPAASAMDWSIDLDRGLRSRHHATRVHALDAAGPRLRQLCTSPIVPAPVSSAFGVLPGEARLFAETILLRLATEFRTADSALRARIVRTLLAAGGRGALAGARVAEPDQLLRRVKAVYDTGSARDRALALRVFGCLADIAKDSVHVRSLILSSLGATSALEVKAALLAAGCICRLSEDFSCIILEVLRRLICSRRSKPQVILAAIKAFPKLDCTLAVIHRVHEVGKQMVLGTLEDVFKAEMLSSLSRLASKSIILFSDQVELLLLFLGDDSSPSMKSMALKYLCIMFRRNTCHFPVIRTVFVRLLPLIDDEDFPLHCKSDVLRILQKVFCGKAPSIHHDNGSELSKLILAAENSLHSSSLEMQGTALEILVEVLCFLKQARPDLTVTTLKGSSFAYSECQGITNMSLIYEENVVTCAESFQTSVAVAELSASNDNVELLATSIEPSLVETDIWKAKLDSTEFDSKKSESLTHDLILSTLKSANSCYDMLCKTSDARCDLHDCIKGLIECVHQNASQYWSTYETFRMIMCACIAWNTCKIRDSNQESGDSKEEPNILFTPSVWIAQELCALRMTKMLITKQKYWEAYRSSMYCCREGLWFTASFVFRKLADAFELGSFSFWFKSLLLFSAGEIEMKLLLFPSATVKLVGELKTDGDLSEDLYCTETDADNTPSGSQELHGYQAKITGICGRTWLANDALVSNASSDCEFFFQRWFISLRSSFLEVLTDVLGILSAHSSAYEARGDNLTVSGELIKDQVLALAHCSLRLSDLAKSYDILAASHMDMDHHSFSSIARLAFMCSLFAFCTAYSVDFSKAYRNVEPFKLPKRFSHASILQDLHGRLDGSGRQIVSQLRQFMSTSFDDLDCLQSSARMSCSGNLEKDSYSLCHFAVASLLRVSGNAKAKEITNGEDCLSAFYEGLQFLSSILQKFMELPFVVPKYFFRVRPCLGAELYMFDSNPANKHEISVEPGFHLSLTLCMQWKRVLERNVIRLVKFYCILAANSESCIDVAGTRSKQFEPHKITEMVELNTKLLHYIKNDLRKSWDEKNFHSSTNMVTAFACFEPTDSGQGLSSCLLNVSSFPEGSYQIKWHACCVDENGSYFVLPPLNDGVVFSVRKS; encoded by the exons ATGGAGAGGATCCCAGCGGCGTCTGCCATGGACTGGAGCATCGACCTCGACAGAGGCCTCCGCTCCCGCCACCATG CCACGCGCGTCCACGCTCTCGACGCCGCCGGCCCGCGCCTCCGCCAGCTCTGCACTTCCCCCATCGTCCCCGCGCCCGTCTCCTCCGCGTTCGGCGTCCTGCCCGGGGAGGCGCGCCTCTTCGCGGAGACCATACTCCTCCGCCTCGCCACCGAGTTCAGGACCGCGGACAGCGCCCTCCGGGCCCGCATCGTCAGgaccctcctcgccgccggggGACGCGGTGCGCTGGCCGGGGCGCGCGTCGCAGAGCCCGACCAGCTGCTCAGGAGGGTCAAGGCGGTCTACGATACGGGGAGCGCACGGGACAGGGCGCTCGCGCTGCGCGTGTTCGGATGCCTCGCCGACATCGCCAAGGACAGCGTGCACGTCCGCTCTCTCATACTCTCCAGCTTGGGCGCCACCAGTGCTCTCGAG GTGAAAGCGGCATTGCTTGCAGCTGGTTGCATTTGTCGGCTATCAGAGGACTTCTCATGCATCATCCTTGAAGTGCTAAGAAGATTGATTTGCTCACGGAGATCAAAACCACAAGTGATTCTGGCAGCAATTAAGGCTTTTCCGAAGCTTGATTGTACGTTGGCTGTTATCCATAGAGTTCATGAG GTTGGAAAACAGATGGTTCTAGGCACACTGGAAGATGTATTCAAAGCTGAAATGCTCTCTTCGCTCTCAAGATTGGCATCCAAGTCGATCATTTTGTTTAGTGACCAG GTGGAATTACTGCTTCTGTTTTTGGGTGATGACTCCTCTCCTTCTATGAAGTCTATGGCGTTAAAGTATCTATGTATTATGTTTCGCAGAAATACCTGCCATTTTCCTGTTATTAGGACTGTTTTTGTCAGATTGTTGCCGCTaattgatgatgaggattttCCACTTCACTGTAAGAGCGACGTGTTAAGAATTCTGCAGAAG GTGTTCTGTGGTAAAGCTCCAAGCATTCATCACGACAATGGTTCTGAGTTATCTAAGCTTATTCTGGCTGCTGAAAATTCTTTACATTCTTCTTCCTTGGAGATGCAAGGTACAGCTCTAGAAATTCTTGTGGAAGTATTATGCTTTCTCAAGCAAGCAAGGCCAGATCTGACCGTAACCACTCTGAAGGGTTCATCATTTGCATACTCTGAGTGCCAAGGAATTACCAACATGTCACTAATTTATGAAGAAAATG TTGTTACCTGTGCTGAATCATTTCAGACAAGTGTTGCTGTTGCGGAACTGAGCGCTTCAAACGACAATGTTGAACTGTTAGCTACAAGTATTGAACCTTCTCTAGTTGAAACAGATATTTGGAAGGCAAAACTGGATTCCACTGAATTTGATAGCAAGAAGAGTGAATCCCTAACGCATGATCTAATTCTTAGCACACTCAAATCTGCAAATTCTTGCTACGATATGCTTTGTAAAACATCTGATGCTAGATGCGATCTTCATGATTGCATTAAAGGTTTAATCGAGTGTGTGCATCAGAATGCCTCTCAGTATTGGAGCACATATGAAACCTTCCGGATGATAATGTGTGCCTGTATTGCATGGAATACTTGTAAAATCAGAGATAGCAATCAAGAATCAGGTGATTCAAAAGAAGAGCCTaatatattgtttactccttcTGTTTGGATAGCTCAGGAATTATGTGCACTTCGAATGACCAAAATGCTTATAACAAAGCAGAAATATTGGGAAGCCTATAGGTCGTCTATGTACTGTTGTCGTGAAGGTCTCTGGTTCACAGCTTCTTTTGTCTTCAGGAAACTCGCAGATGCTTTTGAGCTAGGCTCTTTCAGTTTTTGGTTCAAATCATTGCTTCTTTTTTCTGCTGGGGAAATTGAGATGAAGCTATTGCTTTTTCCCTCTGCCACTGTAAAGTTAGTTGGTGAGCTAAAAACAGATGGTGATCTGAGTGAGGACCTTTACTGTACTGAAACAGATGCTGACAATACTCCCAGTGGATCTCAAGAGTTGCATGGTTATCAAGCAAAGATCACTGGTATTTGTGGCAGAACATGGTTAGCAAATGATGCCCTTGTATCAAATGCCTCTTCAGATTGTGAATTCTTTTTCCAGAGGTGGTTCATTAGCCTCAGATCATCATTTCTTGAGGTCTTAACTGATGTCCTTGGTATTCTTAGTGCGCATTCTTCTGCTTATGAAGCAAGAGGAGACAATTTAACTGTATCTGGAGAGCTTATCAAAGACCAAGTACTTGCTTTGGCTCATTGCTCTTTAAGGCTAAGTGACTTGGCAAAGAGTTACGATATCCTTGCGGCATCCCATATGGACATGGATCATCATAGTTTTAGTAGTATAGCTAGGCTTGCTTTCATGTGCTCGCTTTTTGCATTTTGTACTGCGTATTCTGTGGATTTCTCAAAGGCGTATAGAAATGTAGAGCCCTTCAAACTTCCGAAGAGGTTTTCTCATGCTTCAATCCTACAAGATTTACATGGAAGACTGGATGGATCTGGCAGGCAGATTGTTTCCCAACTGCGACAATTCATGTCCACTTCTTTTGATGATCTGGACTGCTTACAGTCCAGCGCAAGAATGAGTTGTTCAGGTAATCTCGAAAAGGATTCTTATTCTCTTTGCCATTTCGCTGTGGCATCTTTGCTTCGTGTAAGTGGGAATGCTAAAGCTAAAGAAATAACAAATGGAGAGGACTGTTTATCTGCTTTTTATGAAGGGTTGCAATTTCTGTCCAGCATTTTGCAGAAGTTTATGGAACTGCCTTTCGTGGTTCCCAAGTACTTCTTCAGAGTAAG gccttgccttggtgctgAACTTTACATGTTTGATTCAAATCCTGCGAACAAACACGAAATATCAGTAGAGCCTGGTTTCCATTTGTCTCTGACACTCTGCATGCAGTGGAAGCGTGTGTTAGAGAGAAACGTGATTCGCCTCGTGAAATTTTACTGTATTTTAGCCGCAAACTCGGAATCCTGCATAGACGTAGCAGGGACAAGAAGCAAACAGTTCGAGCCGCACAAGATCACCGAAATGGTTGAGCTGAATACCAAGCTGCTGCATTACATAAAGAATGACCTGAGGAAGTCTTGGGACGAGAAGAATTTCCATTCGAGCACGAACATGGTGACGGCCTTTGCATGCTTTGAACCAACCGATAGTGGGCAGGGATTATCAAGTTGCCTGCTGAATGTCTCCTCGTTTCCTGAAGGTTCATATCAGATAAAGTGGCACGCGTGCTGCGTCGACGAGAACGGCTCCTATTTCGTCCTCCCGCCTCTAAACGATGGTGTTGTCTTCTCTGTCCGGAAGTCCTGA